The following proteins are co-located in the Flammeovirga kamogawensis genome:
- a CDS encoding TfoX/Sxy family protein: MAFDEFLGERITRFFTSQKVEYYSKKMMGGLIFMINNKMSCGIHIDKKYGDSLLMAKIGEEQYAFEIEKPCCLPMDFTGRPMKGYIYITPEGFDLDTDLEYWLELVLSFNRKNN; the protein is encoded by the coding sequence ATGGCATTTGATGAGTTTTTAGGAGAAAGAATAACCAGGTTTTTTACATCACAAAAAGTGGAATATTACTCAAAAAAAATGATGGGAGGGCTTATCTTCATGATCAACAATAAGATGAGCTGTGGAATCCATATAGATAAAAAATATGGAGATAGTTTATTAATGGCTAAAATTGGAGAAGAGCAGTATGCTTTTGAAATAGAAAAACCATGTTGTTTACCTATGGATTTTACAGGTAGACCAATGAAAGGATACATCTATATAACTCCAGAGGGTTTTGACCTTGATACAGACCTTGAATATTGGTTAGAATTGGTACTTTCTTTTAATAGAAAAAATAATTGA